In Shinella sp. XGS7, a single genomic region encodes these proteins:
- a CDS encoding S9 family peptidase, producing MKSSKHKIPARTLGVLTLLGAALALSVPAQAADAGRAGANPAAARSGSGSGSFAAPKRYSIEQFMASTRVSGASFSADEKRILFSSNASGIFNVYAMPVGGGEPQALTKSSTDSNYAVGFFPQDDRVLFTRDQGGNEDNHLYVRELDGTEKDLTPGSKLKAIFASWAHDGSAFYVATNERDPRFHDLYRYDAKTYARSLVYKNEQGLSVSDISRDGRWIALVKTNTTADSDLYLYDTRSQETRHITPHQGVASYEAAGFTPDGKRLLMLSNEGSEFSRIVAYDLASGAKSEFEKADWDIVYSEYSHDGRYRVTGINADASIQVRISGPDGKPVALPKLPEGQIRGAHFSRSGSKLAFYINGDRSPSNLFVYDFGRQQLSQLTQSLSREIDPQDLVEGRIVRFKSFDGLSIPSVYYQPKGASPEAKVPAVVLVHGGPGGQTMRGYSALSQYLANQGYAVLGINNRGSSGYGKSFYTADDGKHGREPLWDCIEAKTYLASTGVIDPDRIAIMGGSYGGYMTLAALTFRPEAFKVGIDIFGVSNWLRTLESIPPYWESFRQALYQEVGDPVKDKDFLIATSPLFHAKNIRVPLMVIQGANDPRVIKPESDEIVAAAKARGVPVDYLVFEDEGHGFAKKKNEAEAYRRIAQFLDTHLRR from the coding sequence ATGAAGTCGTCCAAGCACAAGATACCGGCCCGCACCCTGGGCGTCCTGACCCTGCTGGGGGCCGCCCTGGCCTTGTCGGTCCCGGCCCAGGCCGCCGATGCCGGCCGTGCCGGCGCCAACCCCGCTGCCGCGCGCAGTGGCAGCGGCAGCGGCAGTTTCGCGGCGCCCAAGCGCTACAGCATCGAGCAGTTCATGGCGAGCACCCGCGTCAGCGGCGCCTCCTTCTCGGCAGACGAGAAGCGCATCCTCTTCTCCAGCAATGCCAGCGGCATCTTCAATGTCTACGCCATGCCGGTGGGCGGCGGCGAGCCCCAGGCCCTGACGAAGTCGAGCACCGACAGCAACTATGCCGTGGGCTTCTTCCCCCAGGACGACCGCGTGCTCTTCACCCGCGACCAGGGCGGCAACGAGGACAACCACCTCTATGTGCGCGAGCTCGACGGCACGGAGAAAGACCTGACCCCGGGCAGCAAGCTCAAGGCCATCTTCGCCAGCTGGGCGCATGACGGCAGCGCCTTCTATGTGGCCACCAATGAGCGCGACCCGCGCTTCCACGATCTCTACCGCTACGACGCCAAGACCTACGCCCGCAGCCTGGTCTACAAGAACGAACAGGGCCTGAGCGTCAGCGATATCAGCCGCGACGGGCGCTGGATCGCCCTGGTCAAGACCAATACCACGGCCGATTCCGACCTCTATCTCTACGACACCCGCAGCCAGGAAACCCGCCACATCACGCCACACCAGGGCGTGGCCAGCTACGAGGCCGCAGGCTTCACGCCCGACGGCAAGCGCCTGCTGATGCTCTCCAACGAGGGCAGCGAGTTCAGCCGCATCGTGGCCTACGATCTGGCCAGCGGCGCCAAGAGCGAGTTCGAGAAGGCGGACTGGGACATCGTCTACAGCGAGTACTCGCACGACGGACGCTACCGCGTCACGGGCATCAATGCCGATGCCAGCATCCAGGTGCGCATCAGCGGCCCGGACGGCAAGCCGGTGGCCCTGCCCAAGCTGCCCGAGGGCCAGATCCGCGGCGCGCATTTCTCGCGCAGCGGCAGCAAGCTGGCCTTCTACATCAATGGCGACCGCTCGCCCAGCAATCTCTTCGTCTATGACTTCGGCCGTCAGCAACTCAGCCAGCTGACCCAGAGCCTGTCGCGAGAGATCGACCCGCAGGATCTGGTGGAAGGGCGCATCGTGCGCTTCAAGTCCTTCGACGGCCTGAGCATCCCCTCGGTCTACTACCAGCCCAAGGGCGCCTCGCCCGAGGCCAAGGTGCCGGCCGTGGTGCTGGTGCATGGCGGGCCGGGCGGCCAGACCATGCGCGGCTACTCGGCGCTCTCCCAGTACCTGGCCAACCAGGGCTATGCCGTGCTGGGCATCAACAACCGCGGCAGCTCCGGCTATGGCAAGAGCTTCTACACGGCCGACGACGGCAAGCATGGCCGCGAGCCGCTGTGGGACTGCATAGAGGCCAAGACCTATCTGGCCAGCACCGGCGTGATCGATCCCGACCGCATCGCCATCATGGGCGGCTCCTACGGCGGCTATATGACGCTGGCGGCCCTGACCTTCCGTCCCGAGGCCTTCAAGGTGGGCATCGACATCTTCGGTGTCTCCAACTGGCTGCGCACCCTGGAATCCATCCCGCCCTACTGGGAGAGCTTCCGTCAGGCGCTTTACCAGGAGGTGGGCGATCCGGTGAAGGACAAGGACTTCCTGATCGCCACCTCGCCGCTGTTCCACGCCAAGAACATCCGCGTGCCCCTGATGGTGATACAAGGCGCCAATGACCCGCGCGTGATCAAGCCTGAGAGCGACGAGATCGTGGCTGCGGCCAAGGCGCGTGGCGTGCCGGTGGACTATCTGGTCTTCGAGGACGAGGGCCACGGCTTTGCCAAGAAGAAGAACGAGGCCGAGGCCTACCGCCGCATCGCGCAGTTCCTGGACACGCATCTGCGCCGCTGA